One genomic window of Trichlorobacter lovleyi includes the following:
- a CDS encoding secondary thiamine-phosphate synthase enzyme YjbQ: METAELQIKTGQKNVMLPISGLLADLVQQRGWQDGILTVFVPHTTAGVTINENADPDVARDMTWFMQQLVPDLPGFRHVEGNSDAHIKASLFGSSVQVIVRAGTLWLGTWQGVYFCEFDGPRQRQVRLAFS; encoded by the coding sequence ATGGAGACCGCCGAACTTCAGATCAAGACAGGACAGAAAAATGTGATGCTGCCGATCAGCGGACTGCTGGCTGACCTGGTACAACAGCGTGGCTGGCAGGATGGCATCCTGACGGTCTTTGTGCCCCATACCACCGCCGGGGTCACCATCAACGAGAATGCTGACCCGGATGTGGCCCGTGACATGACCTGGTTCATGCAGCAGCTGGTGCCGGATCTCCCCGGTTTCCGCCACGTTGAAGGCAATTCGGATGCCCATATCAAGGCCAGCCTGTTCGGCTCGTCAGTACAGGTGATTGTCAGGGCAGGAACTCTCTGGCTGGGAACCTGGCAGGGGGTCTACTTTTGCGAGTTTGATGGACCACGCCAGCGTCAGGTCAGGCTGGCATTTTCCTGA
- a CDS encoding branched-chain amino acid aminotransferase encodes MQIEVLPLAPERMKQKVADETQLGFGKLFTDRMLLVEWTVDKGWHNARIKPYEPFMLDPATSVLHYAQEIFEGLKAYKWDDGRIALFRPEMNARRFNQSASRMCMPEVPEELFLDGIDKLVELEKDWIPTAPGTAMYIRPAMIAVDPYLGVKPGDHYYFFVILSPVGAYYAAGFNPVSILVEDKYVRSVAGGTGDAKTGGNYASSLKAGLEAKKKGYDQVLWLDGKERRYIEEVGAMNMFFAYGNHIVTAPLTGSILSGITRESVLRLAIELGCTVEERLIDVDELFADLRGGKVTEAFGSGTAAVVTPVGKLGYKDEALQVGDGGVGAITQKLYDALTGIQTGKLDDRYGWIRIVDAA; translated from the coding sequence ATGCAGATCGAAGTACTTCCCTTGGCCCCTGAGCGGATGAAACAGAAGGTGGCTGATGAGACACAACTTGGCTTTGGCAAGCTGTTTACCGACCGGATGCTGCTGGTCGAGTGGACTGTTGACAAAGGCTGGCATAATGCCCGGATCAAGCCGTACGAGCCGTTCATGCTGGACCCGGCCACGTCGGTGCTGCACTATGCCCAGGAGATCTTTGAGGGGCTCAAGGCCTATAAATGGGATGATGGCAGGATCGCCCTGTTCCGCCCCGAGATGAACGCCCGACGCTTCAATCAGTCCGCCAGCCGGATGTGCATGCCGGAAGTGCCTGAAGAGCTGTTTCTGGACGGCATCGACAAGCTGGTTGAGCTGGAAAAGGACTGGATTCCCACCGCACCCGGCACCGCGATGTATATCCGGCCGGCCATGATAGCGGTTGATCCCTATCTTGGAGTCAAGCCCGGCGACCATTACTACTTTTTTGTGATCCTTTCCCCGGTGGGGGCCTACTATGCAGCCGGCTTCAACCCGGTCAGCATCCTGGTGGAGGACAAATATGTCCGTTCCGTGGCAGGCGGCACCGGTGATGCCAAGACCGGCGGCAATTACGCCTCTTCCCTCAAGGCCGGCCTGGAAGCCAAGAAGAAGGGCTATGATCAGGTGCTCTGGCTGGATGGTAAGGAGCGTCGCTACATTGAAGAGGTCGGGGCCATGAACATGTTCTTTGCCTACGGCAACCATATTGTCACCGCCCCCCTGACCGGTTCGATCCTGTCCGGCATTACCCGTGAATCGGTGCTGCGGCTGGCGATTGAACTGGGCTGCACGGTTGAGGAGCGGCTGATTGATGTGGATGAGCTGTTCGCAGACCTGCGCGGCGGCAAGGTGACCGAGGCCTTTGGCAGCGGCACCGCTGCAGTGGTGACCCCGGTGGGTAAGCTCGGTTACAAGGATGAGGCGCTGCAGGTTGGCGACGGCGGCGTTGGTGCGATTACCCAGAAACTGTACGACGCCCTGACCGGTATCCAGACCGGCAAGCTGGATGATCGTTATGGCTGGATCAGGATCGTTGACGCGGCCTAG
- a CDS encoding HU family DNA-binding protein, producing the protein MKKADLVAKMATDAGITKAQAEKALAAFTAATEAALKAGDKVTLVGFGTFSTISRKARTGRNPQTGKEIKIAAKTSAKFSPGKGLKDLKIKAAKKK; encoded by the coding sequence ATGAAGAAGGCAGATCTCGTTGCAAAGATGGCAACCGACGCAGGCATCACCAAGGCACAGGCCGAAAAGGCACTGGCCGCCTTCACAGCTGCTACTGAAGCAGCTCTGAAAGCAGGCGACAAGGTAACACTGGTAGGATTTGGCACATTCAGTACCATTTCCCGCAAGGCCCGCACCGGCCGCAACCCCCAGACCGGCAAGGAGATCAAGATTGCAGCCAAGACATCGGCAAAGTTCTCACCCGGCAAGGGGCTGAAAGATCTGAAGATCAAGGCAGCCAAGAAGAAGTAG